A single Brevundimonas sp. M20 DNA region contains:
- a CDS encoding alpha/beta fold hydrolase: MNRAAAYAANAPLMGVPGASSPPGGEGEWFRGAGGLRLRAAFWTPSALVARKPRGTVVLSPGRTEPIEKYFEVIGNFLARGWCVLAHDWRGQGLSARLLPDRLKGHARAVEEFLDDYARLLDAFEARAPKPWVMVGHSMGGALNLMTLENGESRFSGAILSSPMLRIRTGKRSMWSVKLAVRWNLRHGKAGDYVLDDADDPFDHTFEKDALTSDETRYEQWRQQLYACPHLAVGGPTWGWLAFGLDVGERALKPKALKAVRIPVAVVQSGEDDRVWKQTNKWAARRLGRGRYVEVPGAKHEVIMETDDKRAVFLEEFDAMAAYVSPVEDLSPTAAAEPAAAEPAADVGFPQGTEPSAA; the protein is encoded by the coding sequence GTGAACCGAGCCGCCGCCTATGCCGCCAATGCGCCCCTGATGGGCGTTCCGGGCGCTTCCTCGCCTCCCGGCGGCGAGGGAGAGTGGTTCCGCGGCGCGGGCGGTCTGCGTCTGCGCGCCGCCTTCTGGACGCCCTCGGCTCTGGTGGCCCGCAAGCCGCGCGGCACCGTGGTGCTCAGCCCCGGCCGCACCGAGCCGATCGAGAAGTATTTTGAGGTCATCGGCAACTTCCTGGCGCGGGGTTGGTGCGTTCTGGCCCATGACTGGCGGGGGCAGGGTCTGTCGGCCCGCCTGCTGCCGGACCGGCTGAAAGGGCACGCCCGCGCGGTCGAGGAATTCCTGGACGACTACGCCCGCCTGCTCGACGCTTTCGAGGCCCGCGCGCCCAAGCCGTGGGTCATGGTCGGCCATTCGATGGGCGGCGCCCTGAACCTCATGACGCTCGAGAACGGCGAAAGCCGCTTCTCCGGCGCGATCCTGTCCAGCCCGATGCTGCGCATCCGGACCGGCAAACGGTCGATGTGGTCGGTCAAGCTGGCGGTGCGCTGGAACCTGCGTCACGGCAAGGCGGGCGACTATGTCCTTGACGACGCCGACGATCCCTTCGACCACACCTTCGAGAAGGACGCCCTGACGTCCGACGAGACCCGCTACGAGCAGTGGCGGCAGCAACTGTACGCCTGCCCGCATCTGGCGGTCGGCGGTCCGACCTGGGGCTGGCTCGCTTTCGGGCTGGACGTCGGCGAACGCGCGCTGAAGCCCAAGGCTCTGAAGGCCGTCCGCATCCCTGTCGCCGTGGTCCAGTCGGGCGAGGATGATCGCGTCTGGAAGCAGACCAACAAGTGGGCGGCCCGCCGTCTGGGTCGTGGTCGCTACGTCGAGGTTCCCGGCGCCAAGCATGAAGTCATCATGGAGACCGACGACAAGCGCGCGGTCTTCCTCGAGGAATTCGACGCCATGGCCGCCTATGTCTCGCCGGTCGAGGATCTCAGCCCGACCGCGGCGGCCGAACCCGCCGCCGCTGAACCGGCCGCTGACGTGGGCTTCCCACAGGGCACGGAACCTTCGGCGGCCTGA
- the hisN gene encoding histidinol-phosphatase, with amino-acid sequence MTEHERFIVELANAAATVTLPFFRSDIGHEDKGGKAGFDPVTEADKQAEAAIRKLIAERYPDHGVIGEEYGEDRPDAEFVWVLDPIDGTRAFISGLPLWTTLIALRVQGRPSVGVIAQPCLDEIFLGGPSGARLIRGGQETPLKTRSCEKLTEATISTTDPNIFNGAELGAWTQVRAAARLARLGCDAYAYAMVAAGKMDLVAETSLKPWDWSALVPVIEAAGGKVVNWRGGAPDDAGQVLAVGDERLIEQALVTLKRAAV; translated from the coding sequence ATGACCGAACATGAGCGCTTCATCGTTGAGCTGGCGAACGCGGCGGCGACCGTCACCCTGCCCTTCTTCCGTTCGGACATCGGGCATGAGGACAAGGGCGGCAAGGCGGGCTTCGACCCGGTCACCGAGGCCGACAAACAGGCCGAGGCCGCGATCCGCAAGCTGATCGCCGAACGCTATCCCGACCACGGCGTGATCGGCGAGGAATACGGCGAGGACCGGCCGGACGCCGAGTTCGTCTGGGTGCTGGACCCTATTGATGGAACAAGAGCGTTCATCTCGGGCCTGCCCCTGTGGACGACGCTGATCGCCCTGCGGGTGCAGGGGAGACCGAGCGTGGGCGTGATCGCCCAGCCCTGTCTGGACGAGATCTTTCTGGGCGGACCATCCGGCGCGCGCCTGATACGCGGCGGTCAGGAGACCCCGCTGAAGACGCGGTCCTGCGAAAAGCTGACCGAGGCGACGATCTCGACCACCGATCCGAACATCTTCAACGGCGCCGAACTGGGCGCCTGGACGCAGGTGCGGGCGGCGGCGCGACTGGCCCGGCTGGGCTGCGACGCCTACGCCTATGCGATGGTGGCGGCCGGAAAGATGGATCTGGTCGCCGAGACCAGCCTGAAACCCTGGGACTGGTCCGCCCTCGTGCCCGTCATCGAGGCGGCCGGCGGCAAGGTGGTCAACTGGCGCGGCGGCGCGCCCGATGACGCCGGACAGGTGCTGGCCGTGGGCGACGAACGCCTGATCGAACAGGCGCTGGTGACTCTGAAGCGGGCAGCGGTTTAG
- a CDS encoding helix-turn-helix domain-containing protein, protein MASDIDLHLGRRLRRRRRLLGLTQQQLAIQVGIRFQQIQKYECGANRISAARLWQLAEALESPVSYFYDGLEEAIERREAASQGGEMFSRKETLDLIQAYYQLDEKPRRRLLDLAKSLHTDGSPA, encoded by the coding sequence ATGGCTTCGGACATCGATCTTCACCTCGGACGTCGGCTGCGTCGCCGCCGTCGCCTGCTGGGCCTGACCCAGCAGCAGCTGGCCATCCAGGTCGGCATCCGCTTCCAGCAGATCCAGAAGTACGAATGCGGCGCCAACCGCATCTCGGCCGCCCGCCTGTGGCAGCTGGCCGAAGCGCTGGAATCGCCGGTGAGCTATTTCTACGACGGGCTGGAAGAGGCCATCGAGCGCCGCGAGGCCGCCAGCCAGGGCGGCGAGATGTTTTCCCGCAAGGAAACGCTCGACCTGATCCAGGCCTACTATCAGCTCGACGAGAAGCCGCGCCGACGCCTGCTGGATCTGGCCAAGTCGCTGCACACGGACGGCTCGCCCGCCTGA
- a CDS encoding GlsB/YeaQ/YmgE family stress response membrane protein, translated as MTIIFWIIVGIIAGWLAEQIMGRNHGLLTNLIVGILGAILGGFIANALGFSWGGWIGSTLVATLGAILLLFLLGLFKRKA; from the coding sequence ATGACCATCATCTTCTGGATTATCGTCGGCATCATCGCGGGCTGGCTGGCCGAACAGATCATGGGCCGCAACCACGGCCTGCTCACCAATCTGATCGTGGGTATCCTGGGCGCCATCCTCGGCGGTTTCATCGCCAACGCCCTGGGCTTCTCGTGGGGCGGCTGGATCGGTTCGACCCTCGTCGCCACCCTGGGCGCCATCCTGCTGCTGTTCCTGCTGGGACTGTTCAAGCGAAAGGCCTGA